One genomic window of Canis aureus isolate CA01 chromosome 15, VMU_Caureus_v.1.0, whole genome shotgun sequence includes the following:
- the LOC144284116 gene encoding ubiquitin carboxyl-terminal hydrolase 17-like protein 6, which produces MEAAHFHPSEEPQFSASPKPQLCWSRRGGAEVHGGPSVPETTSPASKTLSSPTDPLAPASAGLPPTKTPLSWRSLSQVGAGLQNMGNTCYVNATLQCLTYTEPLASYMLSQQHGTTCRRQTSCMLCTLQAHLTRVLCHPGRVLQPLPLLLTAFHRHKQEDAHEYLMFILDAMQQACLPEDKPSDPERPQDSTLIQQLFGGYWRSQIQCLHCQGISSTLEPYLDISLDIGAAHSISQALEQLMKPELLEGENAYYCSKCLEKVPASKVLTLHTSPKVLILVLRRFSDLTGNKMTKEVQYPERLDMQHCLSEQRAGPLVYVLYAVLVHAGRSCHSGHYFCFVKAGNGQWYKMDDAKVSACDVTCALRQPAYVLFYMQKTHLERDLGRESVKEGGLASPEADPTVVGEASGEPATDPSVNLPELEERGEETSRQQMTLDQWRCLQECNRPKPELNVRRREIALPANAVILHHSKYRPEMPKNHPQQTIDLLTTAPGMLPPQVAGDVAKVPQEFDKFIVEWKLLHDQQTPLSVTVDVQL; this is translated from the exons ATGGAGGCTGCCCACTTCCACCCCTCAGAGGAGCCTCAGTTCAGCGCCTCTCCCAAACCCCAGTTATGCTGGTCAAGGAGAGGCGGTGCTGAAGTCCACGGAGGACCCTCTGTGCCCGAGACGACATCCCCTGCATCAAAGACTCTCTCCTCCCCGACTGACCCGTTGGCTCCCGCAtcagcagggctgcctcccaccaAGACGCCTCTGAGTTGGAGGAGCCTTTCCCAGGTGGGAGCCGGGCTTCAGAACATGGGCAACACTTGCTATGTGAATGCGACCCTACAGTGTCTGACCTACACAGAGCCCCTCGCCAGCTACATGCTGTCCCAGCAGCACGGGACCACCTGTAGGAGGCAGACATCCTGCATGCTGTGTACCCTGCAGGCTCACCTGACGCGggttctctgccatcctggacgtgtgctccagcccctgccactcctgctcaCCGCCTTCCACAGACACAAGCAGGAAGATGCCCATGAGTATCTCATGTTCATTCTGGATGCAATGCAGCAAGCATGCTTGCCTGAGGACAAGCCCTCAGACCCTGAGCGTCCTCAGGACAGCACCCTCATCCAGCAACTCTTTGGGGGGTACTGGAGGTCTCAAATCCAGTGTCTCCACTGCCAAGGCATTTCGAGCACTCTggaaccttacctggacatcagccTGGACATCGGGGCTGCTCACAGCATCAGCCAAGCTTTGGAGCAGTTGATGAAGCCCGAACTGCTGGAAGGTGAAAATGCCTACTATTGTAGTAAGTGTCTGGAGAAGGTGCCTGCGTCCAAGGTGTTGACTTTGCACACTTCCCCGAAGGTCCTCATCCTGGTCTTGAGACGATTCTCAGACTTGacaggcaacaaaatgactaaggaggtgcaatatcctgagcgccttgacatgcaacactgcctgtctgagcagagggcaggacccttggtttatgtgctctatgccgtgctggtgcacgctgggaggagttgccacagcggacattacttctgttttgtaaaggcaggaaatggccagTGGTATAAAATGGATGATGCTAAGGTCAGCGCCTGTGATGTGACTTGTGCGCTGCGCCAACCTGCCTATGTcctcttttatatgcagaagactCATCTGGAGAGAGACCTTGGGAGGGAGTCAGTCAAGGAGGGAGGACTCGCATCTCCCGAGGCAGACCCCACAGTGGTtggtgaggcctcaggagagccgGCAACGGATCCCTCCGTGAACCTTCCTGAGTTGGAGGAGCGTGGGGAAGAGACCTCAAGGCAACAAATGACATTAGACCAGTGGAGATGCCTCCAAGAATGCAACCGCCCTAAGCCTGAACTCaatgtcaggagaagagaaattgctcttcctgcGAACGCAGTCATCCTTCACCACTCCAAATACAGACCTGAGATGCCAAAGAATCATCCTCAGCAGACCATCGACCTGCTCACCACTGCACCTGGGATGCTCccacctcaggtggccggggacgTGGCCAAAGTCCCGC AAGAGTTTGACAAGTTCATTGTAGAATGGAAATTATTGCATGACCAGCAAACGCCTCTGAGTGTGACCGTAGATGTGCAGTTGTAA